In the genome of Cryptomeria japonica chromosome 8, Sugi_1.0, whole genome shotgun sequence, one region contains:
- the LOC131857689 gene encoding uncharacterized protein LOC131857689: protein MRVDPRDVDCCNRLHLPPPQRQLMRNRCRHPTPKVNREGRWSPPPLGVLKINSDGSSRGNPGHAGIGGVGRDSSGDVQFIFSEYKGLHTNNLMEAQAILVAMERASQLGWQRIICESDSQVVVNLLKRQYMDNVSWQLALIVEQILTLCASLEHVTFNHIPREWNGVADCLAKWASDHMHDWNLVDRGHLPPDLSHQLDHLVDLDRAI, encoded by the coding sequence ATGCGGGTGGACCCTCGGGATGTTGATTGTTGTAATCGTCTTCATCTTCCTCCTCCGCAACGACAACTCATGCGTAACAGGTGTAGGCATCCTACCCcaaaggtgaatagggagggaagatGGTCCCCTCCTCCCTTGGGAGTCCTAAAAATCAACTCGGATGGCTCTTCTCGTGGTAATCCTGGTCATGCTGGCATTGGAGGTGTGGGCCGTGATAGCTCAGGGGATGTTCAGTTTATTTTCTCTGAGTATAAGGGTCTTCATACGAATAATCTTATGGAGGCTCAGGCTATTTTAGTGGCTATGGAGCGGGCCAGTCAGTTGGGTTGGCAAAGGATCATATGTGAGTCTGACTCCCAGGTTGTGGTGAACTTACTGAAAAGGCAGTATATGGATAATGTGAGCTGGCAGCTGGCCTTGATTGTTGAACAAATTCTCACTCTCTGTGCATCTCTGGAGCATGTTACTTTCAACCATATTCCCCGTGAATGGAATGGTGTGGCTGATTGCTTGGCTAAATGGGCTTCCGATCATATGCATGATTGGAATTTGGTGGATCGGGGCCATCTGCCCCCGGATTTGTCTCATCAATTGGATCACTTGGTTGATCTTGATAGGGCCATTTAA